One Ricinus communis isolate WT05 ecotype wild-type chromosome 7, ASM1957865v1, whole genome shotgun sequence genomic region harbors:
- the LOC8274298 gene encoding CRIB domain-containing protein RIC4: protein MRDRMERLVLLPFSIGCVSESSVAIGHHVHHPRGSKPPPDSNPSPIIRTKEEDEESLSSTESMKNAMKVFALSKPNISNRFHRIVKGFKTFSQLFVYEEEIEELEMEIGLPTDVKHVTHIGWDGSANTNPIQGWENLISPELLTLQPPNSLRQFELSMAAQTDHHSPLLRPSSA, encoded by the exons ATGAGAGATAGAATGGAAAGGCttgttcttcttcctttttccaTTGGTTGCGTCTCTGAATCAAGTGTGGCTATAGGTCATCATGTACACCATCCAAGAGGATCCAAACCACCTCCTGATTCTAACCCATCTCCCATAATaa gaacaaaagaagaagatgaggaAAGTTTATCAAGTACCGAAAGTATGAAGAATGCAATGAAAGTCTTTGCTCTTTCCAAGCCTAACATATCAAATCGATTTCACAGGATAGTCAAGGGTTTCAAGACCTTCTCTCAATTATTTG TgtatgaagaagaaattgaagaattgGAAATGGAAATAGGGCTTCCAACAGATGTGAAGCATGTGACACACATAGGATGGGATGGATCAGCAAATACCAATCCAATTCAAGGATGGGAAAATCTCATTTCTCCTGAATTACTCACTCTTCAGCCTCCTAATTCTTTAAGGCAATTTGAGCTTTCAATGGCTGCACAAACTGATCATCATTCACCTCTTCTTAGGCCTTCTTCTGCTTAA